In the genome of Cryptomeria japonica chromosome 8, Sugi_1.0, whole genome shotgun sequence, one region contains:
- the LOC131051192 gene encoding disease resistance protein Roq1 isoform X2 encodes MASTSTSGREKQERDPFLALEPSHGGIKSSLTAKQFYVFINHRGPDVKKTLAQQLYDSLKEAGIPAYLDSEETELGDSISSTIKNAIYSARVHIAILSPRYAESPWCLAELALMFQTKARIIPLFYQVDPSDFRHIKGRVADAFSKHEEKNRYPKDDIEQWKVCLKKVSEIKGYEFKGQNKSLWNSILEYIMKLLSDYIGIRLSSTGSDQKELCNGVVSAVMNEKQKRIIPFQVAKYEVGLDKFVNDFHSHCRSNGQMIDKIIGIYGMGGSGKTTLAKYLFNQKHSEFSGSTFLFDVRERQVKGELTSLQSRLLKDLLHLEGNTVSSIEDGIAVIKDNLERSRESRFLIVIDDVDNQQQLDALLPTDALNPNSLVIVTTRDEGVLIQARVIVRYKMKEMNRQHSRELFCWHAFHRQSCRSGYDNLVDSFVNLCKGSPLALKVMAAHVFGRDKAYWKLQLDVVKARLHKDIRDTLKISYDALEEDEKQIFMDIACFFIGKDVSMAISIWKASRWRAEHALQTLKDKSLVETESEVSLGTNWYEPPSYFRMHDHLRDLGRELADNEMNHPRRLWRPEDLIDISEIKGFQNILMRSEGNCFRCYSCIQDKESGLYMTCFLESSRASTDLRWFELNGRIPEWIPLQNLHTLKVEGESPSRLWQRDDQVLRKLKELYCVLRAARTNFIQLNKLVSSFGMLKNLERLQLEFENGIFKRNIEWNCLLKSVRELTNLKTLELMHFQLEGDFALSNSGEATNDPFCMGSLEAITLCGAFKTRRVSIDGQSCPILKTLKLYSMKDLIEVDVTGVRRLECLMLFECREMRKVLVNDLPYLEMFQMKFCRTMTELPNFVRVSYLKRICISRCRNLRDISAIERLKLLKRIWIADCPELESIKAIEPLKRLKRIFINECKELQGAICLEELKALKSVFIGNCPRLQNIYGMKILKCLESIVITGCPQLQNIEGVEELKGLKEMIIADAPIISCVETLQC; translated from the exons ATGGCTTCCACTTCGACATCTGGTCGAGAAAAGCAGGAACGCGATCCGTTTTTGGCACTTGAACCTTCCCACGGAGGGATAAAATCCTCTTTGACTGCAAAACAGTTTTATGTATTCATCAACCATCGAGGCCCAGATGTCAAAAAGACTCTGGCTCAGCAGCTTTACGATTCTCTAAAGGAAGCTGGGATCCCGGCATATCTAGATTCTGAAGAGACTGAACTGGGAGATTCAATTTCCTCCACCATAAAGAACGCCATATACTCTGCCAGAGTGCACATCGCCATCTTGTCACCGCGATATGCAGAGTCTCCCTGGTGCTTAGCTGAGCTAGCCTTGATGTTTCAAACCAAGGCTAGAATTATTCCCCTGTTTTACCAGGTTGACCCTTCAGACTTCCGCCATATAAAAGGAAGAGTTGCAGATGCATTTTCCAAACACGAAGAGAAGAACAGATATCCTAAAGATGACATTGAACAGTGGAAAGTATGCCTCAAGAAAGTTTCAGAGATCAAGGGCTACGAATTCAAGGGACAGAATAA ATCGTTATGGAATTCAATTTTGGAGTACATTATGAAGTTGCTGTCTGATTACATAGGAATACGGCTTTCATCCACTGGGAG CGATCAGAAAGAGTTGTGTAATGGCGTGGTGTCTGCTGTGATGAACGAGAAGCAAAAGAGGATAATTCCTTTCCAAGTTGCAAAATATGAGGTTGGACTTGATAAGTTTGTGAATGATTTCCACAGCCATTGCCGGAGTAATGGGCAGATGATAGATAAAATAATTGGCATCTATGGAATGGGAGGGTCTGGCAAGACCACTCTCGCCAAATATTtgttcaatcaaaaacattcagaattTAGTGGATCAACTTTTCTCTTTGATGTACGGGAACGACAAGTCAAAGGTGAGTTGACTTCTCTGCAAAGTAGGCTTCTCAAAGATCTTCTTCACCTGGAAGGAAACACCGTTTCTAGCATAGAAGATGGGATCGCCGTTATCAAGGATAATCTTGAGAGGAGCCGTGAATCAAGGTTCCTTATAGTTATAGATGACGTTGATAATCAGCAGCAGTTAGATGCACTTTTACCCACAGATGCTCTCAATCCCAATAGTTTGGTGATTGTCACAACCCGTGACGAGGGTGTTCTTATACAGGCCAGAGTCATAGTTCGTTATAAGATGAAAGAAATGAATCGACAGCATAGCAGAGAGCTCTTCTGCTGGCATGCATTTCACAGACAATCTTGTCGAAGTGGATATGATAATTTGGTAGACAGCTTTGTCAATTTGTGTAAAGGTTCACCTCTTGCTCTTAAAGTAATGGCCGCGCATGTTTTTGGCCGTGACAAGGCTTATTGGAAGTTACAGTTAGATGTTGTTAAGGCAAGGCTACACAAAGACATAAGAGATACTCTTAAAATAAGCTATGATGCTCTGGAAGAGGATGAAAAGCAGATCTTTATGGATATAGCGTGCTTTTTCATAGGGAAAGATGTGAGCATGGCAATAAGTATATGGAAGGCTTCAAGGTGGAGAGCCGAACATGCACTTCAGACCCTCAAGGACAAGTCCCTTGTTGAAACAGAATCTGAAGTTTCTTTGGGAACGAATTGGTATGAGCCACCATCTTATTTCAGAATGCATGATCATCTCCGCGACTTGGGGAGAGAACTGGCAGATAATGAAATGAACCATCCTCGTCGACTGTGGCGTCCTGAAGATCTT ATTGATATAAGTGAAATCAAGGGATTCCAGAACATCCTCATGCGGTCCGAAGGAAATTGTTTCAGATGTTACAGTTGTATTCAGGACAAAGAAAGTGGTCTTTATATGACATGTTTTCTGGAGAGTTCAAGGGCATCAACTGATTTACGATGGTTTGAACTTAATGGTAGGATTCCTGAATGGATTCCTTTACAAAATTTGCACACTTTAAAGGTTGAAGGAGAATCACCTTCGAGGTTGTGGCAAAGGGATGACCAG GTTTTGCGCAAGCTCAAAGAGCTATATTGCGTTTTAAGGGCTGCTCGTACAAATTTCATTCAGCTAAACAAACTGGTGAGCTCGTTTGGAATGTTAAAAAATCTAGAAAGGCTGCAGCTAGAATTTGAAAATGGCATCTTCAAAAGGAATATTGAATGGAATTGCTTGCTAAAATCTGTGAGAGAACTCACCAATCTGAAAACCTTAGAGTTGATGCACTTTCAACTAGAAGGGGATTTTGCTTTAAGCAACAGCGGAGAGGCAACTAATGATCCGTTTTGTATGGGAAGCCTTGAAGCCATAACTCTGTGTGGTGCATTCAAAACAAGGAGGGTCTCAATTGATGGACAGTCGTGTCCCATCCTTAAAACTCTTAAGCTTTATTCTATGAAAGATCTAATTGAAGTGGATGTAACAGGGGTACGCAGATTGGAATGTCTGATGCTGTTCGAATGTAGAGAGATGAGAAAAGTATTGGTCAATGATCTGCCATATCTTGAAATGTTTCAAATGAAATTCTGCAGGACTATGACAGAGTTGCCAAATTTTGTGCGTGTCAGTTATCTCAAGAGGATTTGTATTAGCCGCTGTCGGAACCTGCGGGATATATCAGCTATTGAAAGATTGAAGTTGTTGAAGAGGATCTGGATCGCGGATTGTCCAGAGCTGGAGAGTATAAAAGCTATTGAACCATTGAAGAGATTGAAGAGAATCTTCATTAATGAATGTAAAGAGCTGCAGGGTGCAATTTGTCTTGAAGAATTGAAGGCGTTGAAGAGTGTCTTCATTGGGAATTGTCCAAGGCTGCAGAACATATATGGCATGAAAATTTTAAAATGCCTGGAGAGCATTGTCATTACTGGATGTCCGCAGCTGCAGAATATAGAGGgtgttgaagaattgaaaggacTGAAGGAGATGATTATTGCAGATGCTCCTATAATAAGTTGCGTTGAAACGTTGCAG TGTTGA
- the LOC131051192 gene encoding disease resistance protein Roq1 isoform X1, with translation MASTSTSGREKQERDPFLALEPSHGGIKSSLTAKQFYVFINHRGPDVKKTLAQQLYDSLKEAGIPAYLDSEETELGDSISSTIKNAIYSARVHIAILSPRYAESPWCLAELALMFQTKARIIPLFYQVDPSDFRHIKGRVADAFSKHEEKNRYPKDDIEQWKVCLKKVSEIKGYEFKGQNKSLWNSILEYIMKLLSDYIGIRLSSTGSDQKELCNGVVSAVMNEKQKRIIPFQVAKYEVGLDKFVNDFHSHCRSNGQMIDKIIGIYGMGGSGKTTLAKYLFNQKHSEFSGSTFLFDVRERQVKGELTSLQSRLLKDLLHLEGNTVSSIEDGIAVIKDNLERSRESRFLIVIDDVDNQQQLDALLPTDALNPNSLVIVTTRDEGVLIQARVIVRYKMKEMNRQHSRELFCWHAFHRQSCRSGYDNLVDSFVNLCKGSPLALKVMAAHVFGRDKAYWKLQLDVVKARLHKDIRDTLKISYDALEEDEKQIFMDIACFFIGKDVSMAISIWKASRWRAEHALQTLKDKSLVETESEVSLGTNWYEPPSYFRMHDHLRDLGRELADNEMNHPRRLWRPEDLIDISEIKGFQNILMRSEGNCFRCYSCIQDKESGLYMTCFLESSRASTDLRWFELNGRIPEWIPLQNLHTLKVEGESPSRLWQRDDQVLRKLKELYCVLRAARTNFIQLNKLVSSFGMLKNLERLQLEFENGIFKRNIEWNCLLKSVRELTNLKTLELMHFQLEGDFALSNSGEATNDPFCMGSLEAITLCGAFKTRRVSIDGQSCPILKTLKLYSMKDLIEVDVTGVRRLECLMLFECREMRKVLVNDLPYLEMFQMKFCRTMTELPNFVRVSYLKRICISRCRNLRDISAIERLKLLKRIWIADCPELESIKAIEPLKRLKRIFINECKELQGAICLEELKALKSVFIGNCPRLQNIYGMKILKCLESIVITGCPQLQNIEGVEELKGLKEMIIADAPIISCVETLQRLPGEVTIIVGISATVDFIAKEDGFIWALSDKIWDGFCEINLVGNSREKVEEMIHSFHNTQHLASTFIFCSTLDYDVPPIIPRDFCNWSRTQLNVRLSSHGFCDRRERMIYMCAVSEERFSNYDSWLPSVNMGEKAFLMGVKKGEERKTLHILKSLVAKLRLGKLCYVGNTEEVVWWDTSKHSLKDIGDFIDEYDEEEELDGGDDD, from the exons ATGGCTTCCACTTCGACATCTGGTCGAGAAAAGCAGGAACGCGATCCGTTTTTGGCACTTGAACCTTCCCACGGAGGGATAAAATCCTCTTTGACTGCAAAACAGTTTTATGTATTCATCAACCATCGAGGCCCAGATGTCAAAAAGACTCTGGCTCAGCAGCTTTACGATTCTCTAAAGGAAGCTGGGATCCCGGCATATCTAGATTCTGAAGAGACTGAACTGGGAGATTCAATTTCCTCCACCATAAAGAACGCCATATACTCTGCCAGAGTGCACATCGCCATCTTGTCACCGCGATATGCAGAGTCTCCCTGGTGCTTAGCTGAGCTAGCCTTGATGTTTCAAACCAAGGCTAGAATTATTCCCCTGTTTTACCAGGTTGACCCTTCAGACTTCCGCCATATAAAAGGAAGAGTTGCAGATGCATTTTCCAAACACGAAGAGAAGAACAGATATCCTAAAGATGACATTGAACAGTGGAAAGTATGCCTCAAGAAAGTTTCAGAGATCAAGGGCTACGAATTCAAGGGACAGAATAA ATCGTTATGGAATTCAATTTTGGAGTACATTATGAAGTTGCTGTCTGATTACATAGGAATACGGCTTTCATCCACTGGGAG CGATCAGAAAGAGTTGTGTAATGGCGTGGTGTCTGCTGTGATGAACGAGAAGCAAAAGAGGATAATTCCTTTCCAAGTTGCAAAATATGAGGTTGGACTTGATAAGTTTGTGAATGATTTCCACAGCCATTGCCGGAGTAATGGGCAGATGATAGATAAAATAATTGGCATCTATGGAATGGGAGGGTCTGGCAAGACCACTCTCGCCAAATATTtgttcaatcaaaaacattcagaattTAGTGGATCAACTTTTCTCTTTGATGTACGGGAACGACAAGTCAAAGGTGAGTTGACTTCTCTGCAAAGTAGGCTTCTCAAAGATCTTCTTCACCTGGAAGGAAACACCGTTTCTAGCATAGAAGATGGGATCGCCGTTATCAAGGATAATCTTGAGAGGAGCCGTGAATCAAGGTTCCTTATAGTTATAGATGACGTTGATAATCAGCAGCAGTTAGATGCACTTTTACCCACAGATGCTCTCAATCCCAATAGTTTGGTGATTGTCACAACCCGTGACGAGGGTGTTCTTATACAGGCCAGAGTCATAGTTCGTTATAAGATGAAAGAAATGAATCGACAGCATAGCAGAGAGCTCTTCTGCTGGCATGCATTTCACAGACAATCTTGTCGAAGTGGATATGATAATTTGGTAGACAGCTTTGTCAATTTGTGTAAAGGTTCACCTCTTGCTCTTAAAGTAATGGCCGCGCATGTTTTTGGCCGTGACAAGGCTTATTGGAAGTTACAGTTAGATGTTGTTAAGGCAAGGCTACACAAAGACATAAGAGATACTCTTAAAATAAGCTATGATGCTCTGGAAGAGGATGAAAAGCAGATCTTTATGGATATAGCGTGCTTTTTCATAGGGAAAGATGTGAGCATGGCAATAAGTATATGGAAGGCTTCAAGGTGGAGAGCCGAACATGCACTTCAGACCCTCAAGGACAAGTCCCTTGTTGAAACAGAATCTGAAGTTTCTTTGGGAACGAATTGGTATGAGCCACCATCTTATTTCAGAATGCATGATCATCTCCGCGACTTGGGGAGAGAACTGGCAGATAATGAAATGAACCATCCTCGTCGACTGTGGCGTCCTGAAGATCTT ATTGATATAAGTGAAATCAAGGGATTCCAGAACATCCTCATGCGGTCCGAAGGAAATTGTTTCAGATGTTACAGTTGTATTCAGGACAAAGAAAGTGGTCTTTATATGACATGTTTTCTGGAGAGTTCAAGGGCATCAACTGATTTACGATGGTTTGAACTTAATGGTAGGATTCCTGAATGGATTCCTTTACAAAATTTGCACACTTTAAAGGTTGAAGGAGAATCACCTTCGAGGTTGTGGCAAAGGGATGACCAG GTTTTGCGCAAGCTCAAAGAGCTATATTGCGTTTTAAGGGCTGCTCGTACAAATTTCATTCAGCTAAACAAACTGGTGAGCTCGTTTGGAATGTTAAAAAATCTAGAAAGGCTGCAGCTAGAATTTGAAAATGGCATCTTCAAAAGGAATATTGAATGGAATTGCTTGCTAAAATCTGTGAGAGAACTCACCAATCTGAAAACCTTAGAGTTGATGCACTTTCAACTAGAAGGGGATTTTGCTTTAAGCAACAGCGGAGAGGCAACTAATGATCCGTTTTGTATGGGAAGCCTTGAAGCCATAACTCTGTGTGGTGCATTCAAAACAAGGAGGGTCTCAATTGATGGACAGTCGTGTCCCATCCTTAAAACTCTTAAGCTTTATTCTATGAAAGATCTAATTGAAGTGGATGTAACAGGGGTACGCAGATTGGAATGTCTGATGCTGTTCGAATGTAGAGAGATGAGAAAAGTATTGGTCAATGATCTGCCATATCTTGAAATGTTTCAAATGAAATTCTGCAGGACTATGACAGAGTTGCCAAATTTTGTGCGTGTCAGTTATCTCAAGAGGATTTGTATTAGCCGCTGTCGGAACCTGCGGGATATATCAGCTATTGAAAGATTGAAGTTGTTGAAGAGGATCTGGATCGCGGATTGTCCAGAGCTGGAGAGTATAAAAGCTATTGAACCATTGAAGAGATTGAAGAGAATCTTCATTAATGAATGTAAAGAGCTGCAGGGTGCAATTTGTCTTGAAGAATTGAAGGCGTTGAAGAGTGTCTTCATTGGGAATTGTCCAAGGCTGCAGAACATATATGGCATGAAAATTTTAAAATGCCTGGAGAGCATTGTCATTACTGGATGTCCGCAGCTGCAGAATATAGAGGgtgttgaagaattgaaaggacTGAAGGAGATGATTATTGCAGATGCTCCTATAATAAGTTGCGTTGAAACGTTGCAG AGATTGCCGGGGGAGGTTACGATTATAGTGGGGATATCGGCCACGGTAGATTTCATCGCCAAAGAAGATGGCTTCATATGGGCATTGTCAGATAAAATTTGGGATGGTTTCTGTGAAATAAATTTGGTGGGAAATAGTAGGGAAAAAGTAGAGGAGATGATTCATTCCTTTCATAATACCCAACATTTGGCCAGTACATTCATCTTTTGCAGTACGTTGGATTATGATGTGCCTCCTATCATACCGAGAGACTTTTGTAATTGGAGCAGGACTCAGTTAAATGTGCGTCTTAGCTCTCATGGTTTTTGCGACAGAAGAGAGAGGATGATATATATGTGTGCGGTTAGCGAAGAAAGGTTCTCAAACTACGACTCCTGGTTGCCATCAGTGAATATGGGGGAGAAGGCGTTTTTAATGGGAGTGAAGAAAGGCGAGGAAAGGAAAACCCTCCACATATTGAAAAGCTTAGTTGCTAAACTACGGTTGGGCAAACTTTGTTACGTCGGCAATACTGAAGAAGTTGTTTGGTGGGATACAAGCAAGCATTCGTTAAAGGACATTGGTGATTTCATTGACGAATATGATGAGGAGGAAGAACTGGATGGTGGTGACGATGATTAA